The window TCCTATCATTGAGGTTTTCCAATATTTATAAACCCTATTAAAGTACCGATCGAATAAAAAAATTATTAAAAAAACAGACAAGAAAAATCTAAACAGCAAGGTGTCTGCGTACATGTCATCAAATATTCAATAAAACAGTAGTGATAGGAAAATTAACAGGCTTAAAACTCTTCCAATAACACTTCTGATAGTATCATTTTTTCATCTTTATATTTCAAAGGCCATGGCTACGACTCCATGGCCTTTTTCTTTGGATTAAAAAGAAGAGGGGAATTCGATAATAGGTCTAGTTTTAGACCTATACTTACCACTAGAAATTGTGGATAAAGTTGTTGATTAAAAATTTTTAGGTTTTGGAACCAAATTTGTGTTAGTTTTGTCAACTTAATTCAAATGGGGCTGACCGGTTTTGACAGTAGGAGTGAAGATTGGGCTCGCATGCAGGCTGGAGTATGTACGGCCTTGAAAGATTCATACAAATCCTAATTGGCGAATCTAATTACGCCATGGCTGCCTAATCTTACCCTTAGGGGACTAGATAATGCTTAAAGGGTTGAGCTTCGATAGATGCTCCCCGGCCACATCTCACCATCCGTTGCGCTGTCCGGATGGAATTGAGGTGTCGACTTGACAGTGATGCTCCCTGTGAGACTACTAAGCAGGGCTAAGATTAGTGGTTAAGCCGGAAGTAGGTGTGTCAACCAGCGGCTTTCGGTCTACAATTCAATAGTTGACTAAGCATGTAGACGGTACGGTGTTTCCCTATCTGGACGCGGGTTCGACTCCCGCCAGCTCCACAAACTAAAACCCTAAATACTTGAAAAATAGTAATTTAGGGTTTTTATTTTTAAGCGTGGGGCGGATTTTAAGTTTTTAACGGTCCGACTAAGGTTTTTTATTGTTCCATAATTTCGACGATCAAAAAAAATTGGAAAAATATTTCAAGAGGAGCAATTACCTGTTCCTATTCAGCACACACTAATAATTAATTTCTTCACGGTTCCCATTTCTTCAGGCTTACTGGCCGCGATAAAAAATGTAAGAGATGATCATGATTTTCTTTAATTTGAAACCTATATGTAGTTAATAGTAGGTTGATTGTGTTTATTGAATTATTTCTTTTAGGGGAGGCCAGGTTTTGATAGGTAAAATTGACGCCACAACCATTTAAAAATTAGCAAAAATGAAATTGCTTATATAATAATAATTGGTTCTAACTGGAATCAGAGGCTGATTTTGAAGCGCAAAAATCTTTTCCAACTTTAGACATAATATGTCAACAAAGGTTATGTCAACCCTTGAATTTAATCCTTATCTTAGGCTCTCTGTCTCTGAAATTGGAGACAGAGACAAAGAAGCCATTAGAAACCGTATTACCACGAAAGCCAAACGGCTGCTCAAATTTTGTATAAAACTAAAGTCTAGGAAGGCAATTTTCGATAAAATTGGGATGTTCAATAACACCAAAAATTTTCGAAACCATGTCAACCCGTTGATAGATGCAGTTTGGCTTCAACTCACACTTCTTGAGAAATTCAGGAGTAGAGACCAGCAATATCAGCACTGAACTTGGTAAGCAATTGTTATTAATTTTAGAGGAAGATAATACAGGAAAAACCGGACGCATTCCCGTAGTGTCTTCCAATATTGCCTCGGTAGACTATGATGCAGAAAAGAAGGTTTTAGAAATAGAATTTAACCATGGGCTGTTTATCAGTATTTTGATGTACCGGAAAGGGTATTTGAAGAGTTGGTAAGTTCAGCAGCAAAGGAAAGTTACTATTTGAATGAAATCAAGAAAAGGTATAATTACAATAGTAAATGAATTAATATTGCTTTAAATACGAAGGAAGTCAAAATCGACAAAGATATTTGACAATAACAAAGAAATTTTAAAAAAATTGGAAAAATAAATCCTATAATGAAAATTAACCAAAAAGGACTTGCGAGACTTTTATTCAGGAGAAGATGGAAAGGATGAATACCGGCTAATTGAAAAGGAGATCAATGAGTTGTAATATATAGGAATACGCATTTTAATTTTAGGCTATGGCAACAAAATCACATAAAGCATTTAACGATTTACCTCTTCTTCCTCCAAAACAATCTTTGGTAGAGACAATTGCTATTCTCAAACAGGAAAGTAAATCTGCAGTTGCACTGGCAGAATTAAAAGGTCTTACGAGTACATTACTGAATCCAAATATTCTCATCAATGCTGTTATTTTAAAAGAAGCTCAAGCGAGTTCAGGAATTGAGAACGTGATTACAACCCAAGACAAACTTTATCAGGCGTTATACGCCAAATCAGCAAAACCAGATGTTGCAACAAAAGAGGTTTTACGATACAGAGAAGCACTTCTGATGGGTACGCTTTTAATCAAAGAAAAAAGATTTCTTAATACAAACGGAATAATTACAATTCAGAAAGAATTGGAAGAAAATAATGCTGGACTAAGAAAACTTCCTGGAACGGCATTAATCAACGACTTGACTAATGAAGTGATTTATACACCACCTGATAATTTTGATTCGATTAGTGGCTTAATGAAAAATCTTGAAGAGTATATCAACATTGATGAAGATGATGTTTCTCCATTAATCAAGTTAGCCATGCAACACTATCAATTTGAAAGCATCCATCCTTTTTATGATGGTAATGGTAGAACTGGAAGGATTATCAATGTCTTGTATTTAATTTTGAAAGGTTTATTAAACGAACCTGTATTGTATTTGAGTTCTTATATTATCCATAACAAGGGAGATTACTATCGATTATTACAGGAGGTTCGGACTAAAAATAACTGGGAAGATTGGATTTTGTTTATACTCAAAGGTATTGAGCAGACAGCGCTGAGTACAATTGAGCAAATAAATAAAATCAATCAACTGTTCAACGAAACACAAAAATTGGTGCAGGAGAAATTACCTAGAATCTATTCGAAAGATTTGATAGAGCAGCTTTTCGTTCATCCTTATTGTAAAATAGAGTTTTTGGTGAAAAATTTAAACTTAGAACGTAAAGCAGCTTCCAGACATTTGAATAATTTAAAAGAAATAGACGTTTTAAAGTCACTTTCAAAGGGAAAAGAGGTTATATACGTAAATGAAAAACTGTATAATTTACTGAAAAATGGCTAAAAATAACGTGGGACATTTTGGGACACGTCCTGAAAACGTGAGACAATTTATACGTTTTTAGGACACGTTACAAAAACGTGGGACATTTTGGGACATATAATAATCAACTATGGATACAGACGATTTATCAATACCAACTTATAAAGGAATCATTTTAGAAGCCGAAAAATTCAATCACGAGTTGACTTTGCAATTTGGTGTTCTGGCGTCCAGTTGTAAAGATGATGACGACTATTTGAATCAAGCGGAAGCCTTAATAAAAGATTGGCTTCAAATGAATGATTTTGAAGATATTATTGATGGTATTTTCTTTGGGCAAAAAGTAAATGAAAATGCGTTCAGAAAAACTTTAAACATAACCCTATCCAATATTGCTGAAATCAGAAAAACACCAATGAAGCAACGGGAATTTGAAGATTGGGAATAGGTATTATCAATAAAATGGTTTCCAATCACGAAAATATCAACCTTTTACGCTCCTTATTCAAAGGGCGTGAAGACATATTTGCCGTTCGTTGGGAGAAAGGAAACAAATCAGGCTATATGCCAGCCTATTTTTATGACCCTTATCGTTTAAGGGCGCATAAAATGAATGGAGGGACGTTTCAGAATTTTACCGAAAAGTCTTATCTGAAATATACAGATGAACAAATCCAAAAGCATTTGGACGGCTTTCATCATATTGGAATTTACCCTCTATTTCAAGACAATACCACTTGGTTTTTAGCTGCAGATTTTGATAAAGCGAATTGGCAAGATGAAGCCGTTACTTTCCTTAATACTTGTAAAGAAAAAAAAATCCCTGCCTACTTGGAGCGTTCACGTTCAGGTAACGGTGGACACGTTTGGATATTTTTTGATAAACAATATCCCGCCATAAGAAGTCGCAAAATATTCATTTCAATTTTAGAACAATCGGGAGCGTTTTCAATGTTTGATAAAAGCTCCAGTTTTGATAGATTGTTTCCCAATCAGGATTTTCTTTCAGGCAAAGGTTTTGGAAACTTGATTGCATTGCCGCTTTTTAAGCCAACTTTTGAAAAGGGAAATAATTGCTTTATTGATCCAGAAACATTTGAACCATTCACAGACCAATGGGGTTTCCTAAAAAATATTCAAAGGGTTTCCACAGATTTTTTAGACGAGCTATGCAAAACATTATCGCCTAATGTTCCGATAATAAAATCGCAGCCAATAAATGAAAAACTTGGCATTTCTTTAAACAATACGATTCGAATCAGCAGAAATGGATTAACCCCAACGCTTACTCATTTTCTGAAAGAAGAATTAAATTTTGCAAACTCTGAGTTTTTCATCAAAAAGAAATCAAGAAGAAACACCTTGGAAACAGTTCGTTATTTTAAACTGATTGAGGAATCAGAAAGTGAAGTTTTCATTCCTCGAGGATTTATCGGAAGACTACTGCGCTTTTGCAAGGAATCACAAATGGAATTTGGGTTTGTTGATGAAAGAAAGCTAAAACCAACTATTCCTTTTGTGTTTAAAGCTGCTTTGCGAAATCATCAACTTGGAGTAATAGAATCGGTTTCTAAAAAGGACTACGGAGTAATAGTCGCACCACCAGGTTCAGGAAAAACAGTGATTGGATTAAAAATAATTGGGGATAAAGGACAACCTGCACTCATTATTGTTCACCGAAAACAGTTATTGGAGCAATGGACAGAACGGATTGAAGCATTTTTGGGCATTCCCAAAAGAGATATTGGAGTTATCGGTCAAGGAAAATCTAAAATAGGCAAACAAATTACCGTGGCAACAATTCAAAGTTTGCCAAAACAAATAGAATCTGTTGAAAATCAATTTGGAACTATCATAGTGGACGAATGCCTCCACGTTCCTGCCGAAACTTTCAGGAAAACAATTGAAAAACTACAAGCATATTATCTGTATGGATTGACTGCTACCCCTTTCAGAAAGTACAATGATGGGAAAATGATTTTCACCCATTTGGGAGAAATTATTGCCAATATTCAACCCACTGAAATTGAAAATTATAAACAGGCGAAAATCATCATCCGCAACACTGCATTAAATGTTCCATATAATTCTAAGACAGATAGTATTGAAACATTGTCAAAAATTTTAGTTCACGATACTGCTCGAAACAAACTGATATGGGAAGATGTAAAAACAGAACTGAATCAGGGTAAGAAAGCGGTTATCATCACCGAACGAAAAGAGCATATTGATACGCTGTATTTATATTTAAAACAATCGTATGAAGCTATTACGCTGAGCGGAGAAGATTCAAAAACGTCTAAGAAAGCCAAATGGAAAACATTACAAGAAGGGAACTTTCAGGTTTTAATTACAACAGGACAATATTTTGGGGAAGGAACAGATTTACAAAATATTAGCTGTTTGTTTTTGGTCTATCCGTTTTCTTTTGAAGGAAAACTAATCCAATATATCGGCAGGGTGCAACGCTCGGAAATAAATCCGACCATTTATGATTATCGAGATTATAAGATTGATTATCTCAACAAACTTTTCTTAAAGCGAAATACTTATTATCGAAAAATTGACAAGCAGGCAACCTTGTTTGATGAACCAACGGACGAAATCACAACTTCAAAACACGTTTTAACTATAGAAAAGAAAATTAAAGTTCCAATTGAGGAATTGGAGTTTCATTATGGAAGTCTAGCCTTCAAATATGCAGTTGTTGAGATGAATACCGAACTTCAATTTCAGGTTGAAAACATTGAAATTAGACCAGAATTTGAGGTACTTAAACCCTATTTCATCAAAAGATTGAAGTCAAAAAATATTACCGTAGAATTGTTAGCCGAGTTTGAAAACGGAAAATTGGTTTCTCAATTAGCACTATCAACTGATATTGACCGCATCAATAAAGAAGTGGTTGAGGGAGTGAAATTTCAATTTTTGAATAAAAGCTTGCTCAAACAATTCAGTACCAAAAATCAAAACATTTTGACTTCTGATGAATTACAAGAGCAGGATAAAATTTATTCAAACGCAGAAGAGGTATTGACTGAAATTCTTAAAAATAAGCAATACAAACATTCTCAACACATTCAATATTTAGCAGAAAGACACGAGAGTTCAATAATGAAAATTCGTTTTGTCCTCAATCCATTTTCATTTGTATTTTTGCTTGCAGGAGACCAAAGTTATTTTATTGTTTTGGAAACCTTGGACACAGAAGAGGCAACTTACATTTGGCATGCCCCTAAAAATAAATCGTCATTAATTGAAGAAGTCAAACAAATTGACAGCCAATTATGCACTATTAGAAAAAAAAGGAAGACAGGCATTTTTGGAAAATAATCCTGAAAACTTTACTAGAATTATGCACGATTATTCAGATAACAAAAAAGGATTTATAATATGGAAATCAGCATTAGAAGAGATTGTTTAGGATAGTGAGTATTTTACCATGGTTTAAATATCACATAATAGCACTCTTTTTGCACATTAGTTTCTTTTTTAAAAGTTATGGTTCCATTTTTTCATACCTTTTAAGAACAAACATTGGCAGTTATTTTTGGATCTTTTAAAAGTTACAAGGGTATTGTGTGGAACTTTTCAATCACATGGTTACTTAATTCATTCAGGATCTCCCCAAGCTTTCTTCACCTCGTTTGATTTTCTTTCTTCAGTAACTTTAACATACCGTTGAAAATTTTTGTAATCGGTATGCCCGGTAATCTTCATCACCGTTTATACAGGGGATTAAATCAATTGAGAAAACTGTAGCATTTTCTCGGTACCATTCGTCTTAAATGTATGAAGATTTATAAAGTTAAACCGTTACTATTTTTTCTCTTGCTGATTTTCTCCTGCGAAAACAACGTTGGCCCAAATAGAGAGGGTACCGCCGAGGTGGCCATCTCAGTAGCTTCAAGGGGAGGGTATCAGTTTCTCATCGAATTCGACGGCGACCTTTATTTTCCTGAAAACTTACCAGAAGAATTTAGGGTGGTATCTCAGGAACCCATACCTGTAAACATCAAATTTCAAATCCTGGATAAAAAGGAAGACATCTTTCAACCAGCTCCAAATGATGTGCCTATTTTTCTAATGTCTGTACCTGTGATTAATATATTATCGATCGAAAAAATTAAATCCATTTCCTAAAGTTTCTGAACTTTACCTTTTAAAACCGAATTCGAAGACTTGGGTGTCGACTTGACAGTGATGCTCCCTGTGAGACTAGTAAGCAGGGCTAAGATTAGTGGTTAAGCTGGAAGTAGGCGTGTCAACCAACGGCTTTCGGTCTACAATTCAATAGTTAACTAAGCATGTAGACGGTACGGTGTTTCCCAATCTGGACGCGGGTTCGACTCCCACCAGCTCCACAAAAAGGGCTTGTTGGAAAATTCGATAAAATTTGACCACGTAAGGATAAACTAATCTCTTCGTGGTTAGTTTGTGTGTTTGTCTTCTGATCAGCAGTACAATTCGACTACGGTAAAGTGCAATTTGGTGGAGCATTGGGTAGGTTTTCTTTGACCTTTTATCCAATGGGCATAGGTATCCCACGATAAAGATTTTTTGATCGTTTTTCTCTTTAGGCTGCCTTCTCTCTTGGTGCAGGCTCCTCCTGGTTTCTTTTCTTTGCGATTTTTACCGCGTTGGCCGCCATGGTTGCAAAAAGCACCATCAGCTTCTCCCGTTTTTCTCCCCGGACTTTAATTTTTCTAAGCCCGTAATGATCTTTGTGGGTTCCGAAAATACCTTCCGTTACCGTTGCCCTTTGCTTTGATATTTCGCTGCTGAGTATTTTTTCAGCTTTGGAGTGGTTTTTAGGACCCTTTTTGGGGAAGCAGGTGAATATGCTGTTTCCGGTACAGTATCTTCTGTTTTCGTTGGTGGCATATATTCGGTCTGCGCCAAGCTGTGTTGTTCCCTTGAAAACTGTTTTGTGTTTCACCACGGAGATTTTCAGCCTTTTACATTCATTGAAGTTTCTGAAACTCATCTTATCTATAAAAGAGAGCCCGTCGACCTGCAGCATGTGTACCTTCATTCCGAACTCCACGGGTTTGTTTTCTTTTCCCCTTACTATTGGCCTGACATAGGGTTTGTGAAGGGAAACGATCCTGTCTTTGAGCTCAGATGGTTTGTGGGTCAACAAAAATGTCTGCTGTACCAGAATTTTCTTGATGGTTCTCAAACAGGCAAAATCTTCCGGCCTCATACATTCTCCCCTGAACATATCCATTATTTGCTGAAGTTGCTCGATTCCTTTTTCCAACAGGTAGACCAGCGATTTCCTTCTGCGAAGCGTCTCTTTATGGGTATTCCTCCTTTTCCTGAAATAGACAAGCTGCTTAATCTTCTGTTCCCGGTATTTAGAACGCGGCCTTTTGGTCTTCAGGATCTTGCACAACCTGAAAAGTTGCTTTTCAAACACCCATTCACAGCACTCCCACAAAAGTTTCACATCGGTAGGAAAGCGGATATAGCTCTCGTAGCAGGTGGCATCCATGAGAAGTACATGGGAATTGTTCACATCCTTTTTCCAGTGGTTGAGCAGTACTGACTGAACCTGTTCCCATTCACAGTGATCTTCAATATAGGCCCTTATCCCTGTCATAAGGGTATAATCCCTGATCTGTTTGTCCTCGGCCAGAAGTTTGCCGCAGAACAGCTGCAAACTGTAATCTGTATTGAACCTTTCGATGAGCTGTCTGTCGCTGACATTGAGGTAGGCTTTGAGGAACATCATGCCAAACATTCCCTTGGCATCAAACCACCTGGGAGCGCCCGGACCTGTATTCTCTGCCGGAAGACATCCTGCGAGCTCATCCCAGGGGATGGAATCTTTTATCTGGCCAAACAACGAATTCTTAAAAAAATGATATTTTGGAGAATATCCGTCGAAGTCTTTGAAAATCTGTAGTTGCGCTGTATCTTTCATAGTATTTTATTCTGCAACCTTAAAATACAAAAAAGAAAACCCCGAAAAAAGCTTTAAACAGCCAAATTCGGGGTTTTTATGTTATATTTTTGTTATTTATTCTACTGGTTATCAAGCAATTAATAAATCAGCAAGAAGCCCCAAAAAAGCCCTGATTACATTAAGAAGTAGTCAGGGCTTTTGTTTTATTGTAATGATACTTATCAACCTTAGAATAATCTAAATATACCCAAAAAAAAAGGGGGTAAAGGGATTGTCCCTACCTAAGTCAGTAGGGATTTCAGACCCAAACTTTCTAAAATATCAAGTTGAAATAGAATTACTTTTCCGTATACCCCCTAAACCATTTGGAGACTTGTGGAAATTAAAATTGAATGCTGAGTGGGTGAAATTGAAACGAGCTGCCTCAGTTTAAGGTCAGTTACGACACTCGCCAACCTTTGAAAACACCGAAATCTGGTTATAGCAATTTTAGGTTTCAGACCTAATATCTAGAAAAGAAGATAAAATGATTTTCTATTCCTTTTCCATATTCTTCGCTACCTGCGCATCAAAGGCTTCCAATATACTTGAAGGCAGCTTGGCTTTTTGTTTCCAGGAATCCTCTCCATACACACCAATATTGTCAAGGTCAAAAACCTCAAAATTTATGCGTTTGATGGCACGCTTGTTTTTGAACTCGAAATTGAAGTTTTCCGCATCCTTGAAACGGGAATCTAAAATAAGGCTGTGTTGATCGTGCCCAAACTTCTGCCATTCTGCAAAACTTTTACCGTTGAAGTCATACTCCTCTCCCCCCGTATTCCAATACATATTGTTATCCATGGCAATATCAATCTTTTCCCAAGCACCTTTCAAAACTACCCCCTCATCAAATAGGATGATATTATTGGTGAAATCAAAAGATCGGTGATCCTCCACCCTAGTACACTGCGCCTGATACATCTTGGCAAAGGCGAAAATATTATTTCGAATGATATTGTTTGCACCGTAATGCTGATGAAAACCACCTGTTTTGGTACTGTAAACCAGGTTATTTTCCATTACAATATCAGATGAACCCTCATCAGTATACAATCCCCAGCCACCATACGAATAGGCATGAACGTGATGAACAATATTATTACTGATTACTGTGCCTTCTGATTTGCCTAAGGTATAAATGGCTGCCATATCACTAAGCAAAGTCCAACCTATATGGTGGATATGGTTATTGACGATCCTATTTCTTTTGGCAGTGCTTTCAGCATATCCCCACACCCAACCAACAGAGACTCCAGTATAATAAAAATTTCCAATGTCATTGTTACTAACCTCATTGTCTGAGCTATGTCCTACCCATACCCCTACTGCAGAAGGATATTCCAAGCCCCCTGATTGGATAATGTTATTGTGCAATTTAATATGAGAGGTATGGTCTAACCCTTCTCTAGACTTAAAGTCCCCAAGGTAAATCCCACCTCCTCCTAGGTCATGTAAATAACTGTTCTCCACTGTAGAATTATGGCAGGCCTTGCCATACCATAAGGCGTGTTGACCGGTCTTTGAAATCTCGCAATCTACAAAGTCAACATGATTTACACCTTCAAGCATCACGGCGGCATTGATCAAGGCAGCAGCTTGATTAGGTTCAGAACCTGTTGGAGGAACTGCATAATGGCAATGCATAAAAGAAAGGCCTTCAAAACGAACATGTTCAACAGGTTTACCATTTGAAGGATCTCCTTTTACCACAATCAAATTTTCCAGTACAGGGGCAACTACCCCCGCATCTTCAGGCCGCTCTCCCGGTCGTGGCATATAAAAAAGGGTGCCTTTCGGATTTAGATACCATTCTCCGGGTTCATCCAGTGCTGCAGCAAAATTTTCGAATACGATCCTTCCTCCCTCCTTTAGTGGATTCCAAGGTTTCATCCCTTTTCCTGAGGTATACACTCTGGCACTATCCTTATCCAGATTATCAATGTGTCGCATAGTGAAATCCCATTTATGATAGGCCCTGAAACGCACATTCCCTAACTCTTCCGCTTGGATACCCATAAGATGAGAGAAATTGTCTTCATCAAAAGTAAGGATTTGCTGTGCTTTTTCTACTACCCTGCCTGAACCCTTGATCCAATCATTTTGCTTCACTGCCCCTATGTACATAAAATCTTCGTTAGGGGTACGCGCCAAGGTGGCCCTTTTACCGTTGACATAAAGTTGATCAAACCGCCATTTGTATAGGCGACTTTCAAGTAAATCCAATTCCCAGATTCCTTTGTCGTTTACCTTAAACCCACTTAGTTTTTTCCCACCGCTAAATACTGGTTTTTCATCTTTAAAGGCCTTGTAGACCACAGGAGCTTCTGCCGACCCTCCGTCTTCAGGATACAATTCCAAAGGGGATGACATACTGTATGCCCCACCTCTTATCAGTACGGTAACCGGATCAGTATTCGGATTGCCCTTCTTTTGTTTTCTTATCCAATTACGAGCAGCAGTTAGACTGGACAAAGGCTGGTCTATAGTGCCCGGGTTTTTATCATCTCCATTTGGTGCCACATAGATTGTAAGCCCATTTTCTTTGACCTGATTTGATATTGCAAAGACTAGGGGGGAAAAATGCAGGAGAAATATTAACAATAGCCCCACTGTAGCGTATAATTTCGTAGTATTCATTGTTTTTGTCCTTAGGAAATTGAATTTAAGCCAATTTACAACTATAGGTCGAACATTTCCATTCAGGGGTAGATTTTCATTGAAATGCCGAAGGTCTAAATGATTTTGTCAGCATTGTTGCTAAAATACGGCAATAATACCGCCAAATCAAAATATGTATAATCTTCCTTTCAAAGGGATGACATCCTTGGCTGTAGTATTGCGCCCCGTCAGGGCTTGGTGTGATCTTAAGACTTGGTGCGCTTCTTTGATTAAGAATTGGTAATTTATGGTTTAAGGGTTCAGTCAGTACATAGCTGGTTTGGTAAAATTATACTTTACGACAACACGGTATTTTAGCCATTTTGCAGCCTTCAAAGATTATGGTTTTTGGTGCAGGATGGAAGGCGTTAAAAAAATGAGTTAGCTCCAATAAGGAGATCCACTCATTTTTAGCCTGGAGTCCCGCACCAAAAATCAAATGATGGTAAAGTAAATGAAATATATTCCATACACCTTGTCCATCATTTGAAATAAGATTTGACAGCCTTGATTTTTTTGGTTCGTTTTTTTATCAAGAAAAAAATGAACAGTGGATATACAAAAAAATCACCCCATCCCCGTAAAATCTAGGTGTTAAGGCCAATTCATGAAATGGAGAAAAAAGTCATCAGAATGATTTTGTCAGCATTGTTGCGAAAAAATGGCAACAATACCGCCAAAATCAAAACTTGTATAATCTTCCTCATCAAGGGCTGACACCCTTGGCTGTGGTATTGCGCCCCGTCAGGGCTTGGTGTAATCATAGGTCTTTGTGTACGATTTTGGTAAGGAATGGGTAGGTTATGGTTTCAGGGGTCAGTCAGTGAATTGATGGTTTGGTAAAATTATACTTTACGACAACACGGTATTTTAGCCATTTTCCGGCCTTCAAAGATTATGGTTTTTGGTGCAGGATGGAAGGCGTTAAAAAAATGAGTTAGCTCCAATAAGGAGATCCACTCATTTTTAGCCTGGAGTCCTGCACTAAAAATCAAATGATGGTAAGTAAATGAAATATATTCCATTCACCTTGTCCATCATTTGAAATAAGATTTGACAGCCTTGATTTTTTTGGTTCGTTTTTTTATCAAGAAAAAAATGAACAGTGGATATACAGAAAAATCACCTCATCCCCGTAAAATCTAGGTGTTAAGGCCAATTCATGAAATGGAGAAAAAAGTCATCAGAATGATTTTGTCAGCATTGTTGCGAAAAAATGGCAACAATACCGCCAAAATCGAAATGTATATAATCTTCCTCACCAAGGGCTGATACCCTTGGCTGTGGTATTGGGCCCAGTCAGGGCTTGGTGTAATCCTAAGACTTGGTGCGCTTCTTTGATTAAGAATTGGTAATTTATGGTTTAAGGGTTCAGCCAGTACATTGCTGGTTTGGTTGACTTAAACTTTACGATAGCATGTTATTTTAGACATTTTTCGGCCTTCAAAGATTATGGTTTTTGGTGCAGGATGGAAGGCGTTAAAAAAATGAGTTAGCTCCAAAAAGGAGATCCACTCATTTTTAGCGTGGAATTCTGCACCAAAAATCAAATGATGGTAAAGTAAATGAAATATATTCCATACACCTTGTCCATCATTTGAAATAAGATTTGACAGCCTTGATTTTTTTGGTTCGTTTTTTTATCAAGAAAAAAATGAACAATGGATATACAGAAAAATCACCCCATCCCCGTAAAATCTAGGTGTTAAGGCCAATTCATGAAATGGAGAAAAAAGTCATCAGAATGACTTTTTCAGCATTGTTGCGAAAAAAAAGAAACAGTACCGCCAAAATCAAAGGAAGAAAATTTCACAAATCCCCAGGCTGACCAACGTGGTAGGAATATGGGCCCTGGCGGGCTCCTTTATTTATCGATAATAACATCCATATCAATTTTGGCCTTATAACCTATTATTTTTGTCCTGGGATACTAAACTCTAACCGGAATGAGTATTTGGCCTCGAACT of the Cyclobacterium marinum DSM 745 genome contains:
- a CDS encoding Fic family protein; amino-acid sequence: MATKSHKAFNDLPLLPPKQSLVETIAILKQESKSAVALAELKGLTSTLLNPNILINAVILKEAQASSGIENVITTQDKLYQALYAKSAKPDVATKEVLRYREALLMGTLLIKEKRFLNTNGIITIQKELEENNAGLRKLPGTALINDLTNEVIYTPPDNFDSISGLMKNLEEYINIDEDDVSPLIKLAMQHYQFESIHPFYDGNGRTGRIINVLYLILKGLLNEPVLYLSSYIIHNKGDYYRLLQEVRTKNNWEDWILFILKGIEQTALSTIEQINKINQLFNETQKLVQEKLPRIYSKDLIEQLFVHPYCKIEFLVKNLNLERKAASRHLNNLKEIDVLKSLSKGKEVIYVNEKLYNLLKNG
- a CDS encoding DEAD/DEAH box helicase; translation: MVSNHENINLLRSLFKGREDIFAVRWEKGNKSGYMPAYFYDPYRLRAHKMNGGTFQNFTEKSYLKYTDEQIQKHLDGFHHIGIYPLFQDNTTWFLAADFDKANWQDEAVTFLNTCKEKKIPAYLERSRSGNGGHVWIFFDKQYPAIRSRKIFISILEQSGAFSMFDKSSSFDRLFPNQDFLSGKGFGNLIALPLFKPTFEKGNNCFIDPETFEPFTDQWGFLKNIQRVSTDFLDELCKTLSPNVPIIKSQPINEKLGISLNNTIRISRNGLTPTLTHFLKEELNFANSEFFIKKKSRRNTLETVRYFKLIEESESEVFIPRGFIGRLLRFCKESQMEFGFVDERKLKPTIPFVFKAALRNHQLGVIESVSKKDYGVIVAPPGSGKTVIGLKIIGDKGQPALIIVHRKQLLEQWTERIEAFLGIPKRDIGVIGQGKSKIGKQITVATIQSLPKQIESVENQFGTIIVDECLHVPAETFRKTIEKLQAYYLYGLTATPFRKYNDGKMIFTHLGEIIANIQPTEIENYKQAKIIIRNTALNVPYNSKTDSIETLSKILVHDTARNKLIWEDVKTELNQGKKAVIITERKEHIDTLYLYLKQSYEAITLSGEDSKTSKKAKWKTLQEGNFQVLITTGQYFGEGTDLQNISCLFLVYPFSFEGKLIQYIGRVQRSEINPTIYDYRDYKIDYLNKLFLKRNTYYRKIDKQATLFDEPTDEITTSKHVLTIEKKIKVPIEELEFHYGSLAFKYAVVEMNTELQFQVENIEIRPEFEVLKPYFIKRLKSKNITVELLAEFENGKLVSQLALSTDIDRINKEVVEGVKFQFLNKSLLKQFSTKNQNILTSDELQEQDKIYSNAEEVLTEILKNKQYKHSQHIQYLAERHESSIMKIRFVLNPFSFVFLLAGDQSYFIVLETLDTEEATYIWHAPKNKSSLIEEVKQIDSQLCTIRKKRKTGIFGK
- a CDS encoding dihydrofolate reductase family protein, which encodes MKIYKVKPLLFFLLLIFSCENNVGPNREGTAEVAISVASRGGYQFLIEFDGDLYFPENLPEEFRVVSQEPIPVNIKFQILDKKEDIFQPAPNDVPIFLMSVPVINILSIEKIKSIS
- a CDS encoding transposase; amino-acid sequence: MKDTAQLQIFKDFDGYSPKYHFFKNSLFGQIKDSIPWDELAGCLPAENTGPGAPRWFDAKGMFGMMFLKAYLNVSDRQLIERFNTDYSLQLFCGKLLAEDKQIRDYTLMTGIRAYIEDHCEWEQVQSVLLNHWKKDVNNSHVLLMDATCYESYIRFPTDVKLLWECCEWVFEKQLFRLCKILKTKRPRSKYREQKIKQLVYFRKRRNTHKETLRRRKSLVYLLEKGIEQLQQIMDMFRGECMRPEDFACLRTIKKILVQQTFLLTHKPSELKDRIVSLHKPYVRPIVRGKENKPVEFGMKVHMLQVDGLSFIDKMSFRNFNECKRLKISVVKHKTVFKGTTQLGADRIYATNENRRYCTGNSIFTCFPKKGPKNHSKAEKILSSEISKQRATVTEGIFGTHKDHYGLRKIKVRGEKREKLMVLFATMAANAVKIAKKRNQEEPAPREKAA